Within the Streptomyces sp. R41 genome, the region GCAGGCCCGACTCACTCTTTCGCCGACCGCGGCTACGACCACGAGATCTACCGCGACCAGGTACGCGCCTCGGCATCGTGCCGGCGATCGCACGCCGCGGCACGCAGCACGGCAGCGAACTGGGAACCTGCGCATGGGTAGTTGAACGGACCTTCGCCTGGCTGCACGGCTTCAAACGCCTCCGAATCCGTCGGGAACGCAGAGCCGACATCCACGAGGCGTTCTTCGAGCCGGCCTGCTGCCTGATCACCCACCGGCAACTCCAGTCACTGTGCTAGCTGCTGTTGCTCTCCCAGTAGAGGCAGAAGGGGTGACCGGCCGGGTCGAGCATCACCTTGACGTTGTCCTGCGGCTGGTGGTCGGCTTCCCGCGCGCCCAGTTCGAGTGCGTGCGCCTCGGCTGCCGCCAGGTCTGCAACTTCGAAGTCGAGATGCATCGTGATCCGCTGAGCGCCCTCCTGAGCGGGCCAGGCCGGAGGGACGTATCCCTCCGAGAGCTGGAAGGCGATGTAGGCCACGCCTTCCGGCGGCGTGATTGC harbors:
- a CDS encoding VOC family protein, with protein sequence MSRHDWWGIVLEAPNPQALARFYSELLGWEIAKEDSDGAAITPPEGVAYIAFQLSEGYVPPAWPAQEGAQRITMHLDFEVADLAAAEAHALELGAREADHQPQDNVKVMLDPAGHPFCLYWESNSS